The Ferrimicrobium sp. genome has a window encoding:
- a CDS encoding formate--tetrahydrofolate ligase, with protein sequence MDNDLTIARRARLHPITDIAHDMGIGPELLETYGDNVAKIKLEAIEALADRPKAKYVVVSAITPTPLGEGKTTTTVGLGQAMRHIGRRATIAIRQPSMGPTFGIKGGAAGGGYSQVVPMELLNLHLTGDMHAVTSAHNLLAAIIDNHLYRKNPLGINLHNITWRRVLDVDDRALRNIVIGLGGKNDGVPRQTGFDITAASEIMGILALSTSLQDLRQRLGRIVIGYTTDNEPINADQLKAGGAMAVMMRDAIKPNLLQTLENTPVLVHAGPFGNIAHGNSSIVADLIGVHTGDYLITEAGFGADMGAERFFNIKCRTSGLTPDAAVVVATVRALKVHSGAHRVVAGRPLPPAILLENPDEVHAGGANLRKQIENIKLHGVSPVVAINAFPGDFASEHAAIREIAESMGVRAALCNNFAQGGEGAVELANMVAQAAEEPNDFHLLYPDDMPLRTKIETVAEKVYGADGVDYLPTASRQLEGYEANGYGNLPVIIAKTHLSISSDPTLKGAPTGWRMPVREARASVGAGFVYLICGDISTMPGLSAHPAAEGMDIDDAGEIVGLS encoded by the coding sequence ATGGACAATGACCTGACGATAGCCCGCAGGGCCCGCTTGCATCCAATCACCGATATCGCCCACGACATGGGCATCGGACCCGAGCTTCTTGAGACCTACGGCGACAACGTTGCCAAGATCAAGCTTGAGGCCATTGAGGCGCTCGCCGATCGCCCAAAGGCCAAATACGTCGTCGTCTCCGCCATCACGCCAACACCACTCGGCGAGGGCAAGACCACGACGACCGTCGGGCTTGGACAAGCGATGCGCCATATCGGTCGTCGAGCGACGATCGCCATCCGCCAGCCATCGATGGGCCCAACCTTTGGCATCAAAGGCGGAGCAGCCGGGGGCGGCTACAGCCAGGTGGTGCCCATGGAGCTACTCAATCTTCACCTTACAGGTGATATGCACGCCGTTACAAGCGCCCACAACCTGCTGGCTGCCATAATCGATAACCATCTGTATCGTAAGAACCCTCTTGGCATCAACCTCCACAACATCACATGGAGACGCGTGCTCGACGTCGATGACCGCGCCCTACGCAATATCGTGATTGGGCTCGGCGGCAAAAATGATGGCGTGCCACGCCAGACTGGTTTCGACATTACCGCCGCCTCTGAGATCATGGGTATCCTTGCCCTCTCAACCTCGCTACAAGATCTTCGTCAACGGCTCGGTCGCATCGTTATCGGCTATACCACCGACAACGAGCCAATCAATGCTGACCAGCTCAAAGCTGGGGGCGCAATGGCCGTCATGATGCGAGATGCGATCAAGCCGAACCTGTTGCAGACCCTTGAGAACACCCCCGTCCTTGTCCACGCCGGTCCATTTGGCAACATCGCCCACGGCAACTCGTCGATCGTTGCCGATCTCATCGGAGTCCATACCGGCGATTACCTGATCACTGAGGCTGGTTTTGGGGCCGACATGGGTGCAGAGCGATTCTTCAACATCAAGTGCAGGACCTCGGGATTGACACCGGATGCCGCCGTGGTCGTCGCCACCGTTCGTGCGTTAAAGGTTCACTCTGGAGCTCACCGCGTCGTCGCGGGTCGACCGTTGCCACCAGCAATATTACTTGAAAACCCAGACGAAGTGCATGCCGGGGGCGCCAACCTACGCAAGCAGATCGAAAATATCAAACTGCATGGCGTCAGCCCCGTAGTCGCCATCAACGCCTTCCCCGGTGACTTCGCCTCAGAACATGCGGCCATCCGAGAGATCGCCGAATCGATGGGGGTACGCGCGGCACTGTGTAACAACTTTGCCCAAGGTGGCGAGGGCGCAGTTGAACTCGCCAACATGGTGGCCCAAGCCGCTGAAGAGCCAAACGACTTTCATCTGCTCTATCCAGATGATATGCCCCTTCGCACCAAGATCGAGACCGTCGCCGAGAAGGTCTACGGTGCCGATGGGGTCGACTACCTGCCTACGGCGAGCCGCCAGCTCGAGGGCTATGAAGCAAATGGCTACGGTAACCTCCCAGTCATCATCGCGAAGACTCACCTGTCGATCTCTTCAGATCCAACCCTCAAAGGCGCGCCAACTGGCTGGAGAATGCCGGTGCGTGAGGCCAGGGCTTCGGTTGGTGCCGGCTTTGTGTACCTAATCTGCGGCGACATCAGCACCATGCCCGGGCTATCGGCCCATCCCGCGGCCGAAGGCATGGACATCGACGATGCAGGCGAAATTGTCGGACTTAGCTGA
- a CDS encoding cyclodeaminase/cyclohydrolase family protein, with amino-acid sequence MQAKLSDLAELPAYSQLGVDTLLELIGRPAPTPAAGTVASVAAALASALCIKCASLSTKQLADASRYQRRGIELKTRAIGLAQVDAEAYNQVILARRLRREPQSGEQAAPSIDEAMRRVIGTPIEIARLGVEIGRLAVELAELGNPNLVGDAVTAALLADSAVRAAVTLANINLANHPTDQDVATLDTLVTQSKKSVASAQTRAAQHTDPANL; translated from the coding sequence ATGCAGGCGAAATTGTCGGACTTAGCTGAGCTCCCAGCCTACTCGCAACTCGGTGTCGATACTCTGTTGGAACTTATCGGTAGGCCAGCACCGACACCAGCGGCCGGTACGGTAGCGAGCGTGGCTGCCGCGCTTGCGAGCGCATTGTGCATAAAGTGCGCGAGCCTCTCCACCAAGCAACTAGCAGACGCATCTCGCTACCAACGACGCGGCATCGAACTTAAAACACGAGCCATCGGTCTCGCCCAAGTCGACGCCGAGGCTTACAACCAGGTGATTCTTGCGCGACGCTTACGGCGCGAACCACAATCTGGTGAGCAGGCGGCTCCGAGTATCGACGAGGCCATGCGACGCGTAATTGGGACTCCCATTGAGATTGCCCGGCTCGGAGTCGAGATTGGCAGACTGGCCGTCGAACTGGCAGAGCTTGGGAACCCCAACCTCGTTGGCGACGCCGTCACTGCAGCCCTCTTGGCTGACTCCGCCGTGCGGGCCGCCGTGACGCTCGCCAACATCAACCTCGCCAATCACCCAACAGACCAAGACGTGGCTACACTCGATACGCTTGTCACCCAGTCAAAGAAATCGGTGGCCAGCGCACAGACGCGAGCAGCCCAGCATACAGACCCCGCCAACCTTTAA